A genomic stretch from Anas platyrhynchos isolate ZD024472 breed Pekin duck chromosome 25, IASCAAS_PekinDuck_T2T, whole genome shotgun sequence includes:
- the SIDT2 gene encoding SID1 transmembrane family member 2 isoform X6, with product MLAGCPPPCWPGRCCSGRSPRCQPCPSPSPSPSRAGGCRRRRPPSTGPTRTGWTPTCSTSTPSTTPCCATGVASALSPQTEGVRVSVNVLSDHKDLPVLFVVRQKEAVVSFQVPLILRGLYQRKYAYQEVSRTLCQPQSKAEVETQHFYVDVSTLSLNASYQLRVTRVENFVLRTNEAFTFNATASQPQYFKYEFPKGVDSVIVKVTSAMAFPCSVISIQDILCPVYDLDNNVAFIGMYQTMTKKAAITVQKKDFPSNSFYVVVVVKTEDEACGGALPYYPLSKHTSPDEPVDQHNRQKMLEVMVSPAITSEAYVSSMLFCLGIFLSFYVLTLLIACWESCRQQKRKGLLAAMDSPSLDTGHSRSIPDSFLGHVPYDTYGYGSFENGSSGSTEAASGSLGSAEVSYGYVGERSLENVAGRPRLDSLSSVEEDDYDTLADIDYDKNVIRTKQYLCVADLARKDKRVLRKKYQIYFWNIATIAVFYALPVIQLVITYQTVVNVTGNQDICYYNFLCAHPLGNLSAFNNILSNLGYVLLGLLFLLIILQREINYNRALMRNDTHALECGIPKHFGLFYAMGTALMMEGLLSACYHVCPNYTNFQFDTSFMYMIAGLCMLKLYQKRHPDINASAYSAYACLAVVIFFSVVGVVFGKGNMAFWIVFSVIHIVATLLLSTQLYYMGRWKLDSGILRRILHVLYTDCVRQCSGPMYVDRMVLLVMGNIINWSLAAYGLIVHPNDFASYLLAIGICNLLLYFAFYIIMKLRSGERIKLIPLLCIIGTSVVWGFALFFFFQGLSTWQKTPAESREHNRDCILLDFFDDHDIWHFLSSIAMFGSFLVLLTLDDDLDCVQRDKIYVF from the exons ACGCCTTCAACCACACCGTGCTGCGCAACAGG CGTCGCCTCCGCGCTGTCCCCGCAGACAGAGGGAGTCCGGGTGTCGGTGAACGTCCTGTCCGACCACAAGGACCTGCCCGTGCTCTTCGTGGTGAGGCAGAAGGAGGCGGTGGTCTCGTTCCAGGTGCCGCTCATCCTACGGGGCCT GTACCAGAGGAAGTACGCGTACCAGGAGGTGAGCCGCACGCTGTGCCAGCCGCAGAGCAAGGCGGAGGTGGAGACCCAGCACTTCTACGTGGACGTCTCCACGCTGTCCCTCAACGCCTCCTACCAGCTGCGCGTCACCCGCGTGGAGAACTTCGTGCTGCG GACCAATGAAGCCTTCACCTTCAATGCCACGGCGTCGCAGCCGCAG tACTTCAAGTACGAGTTCCCCAAGGGAGTGGACTCGGTGATCGTGAAGGTGACCTCGGCCATGGCTTTCCCCTGCTCCGTCATCTCCATCCAGGACATCCTG TGCCCCGTCTATGACCTGGACAACAACGTGGCCTTCATCGGCATGTACCAGACCATGACCAAGAAGGCAGCCATCACCGTGCAG AAGAAGGATTTCCCCAGCAACAGCTTCtacgtggtggtggtggtgaagacGGAGGACGAGGCGTgcgggggggctctgccctACTACCCCCTGTCCAAACACACCTCCCCAG ATGAGCCCGTGGATCAGCACAACCGGCAGAAGATGCTGGAGGTGATGGTGTCCCCTGCCATAACCT CGGAGGCGTACGTGAGCAGCATGCTCTTCTGCCTGGgcatcttcctctccttctaCGTCCTCACGCTGCTCATCGCCTGCTGGGAGAGCTGCCG gcagcagaagagGAAGGGGCTCCTGGCAGCCATGGACTCACCCAGCCTGGACACAG GGCACTCCCGCAGCATCCCCGACTCCTTCCTGGGGCACGTCCCCTACGACACCTACGGTTACGGCTCCTTCG AGAACGGCTCCTCCGGCAGCACCGAGGCCGCCTCGGGCAGCTTGGGCTCTGCAGAGGTCTCCTACGGATACGTGG GGGAGCGGTCGCTGGAGAACGTGGCCGGCCGGCCCCGCCTGGACTCGCTGAGCTCGGTGGAGGAGGACGACTACGACACGCTGGCCGACATCGACTACGACAAGAACGTCATCCGCACCAAG CAATACCTCTGCGTGGCCGACCTGGCCCGCAAGGACAAGCGGGTGCTGCGGAAGAAATACCAGATCTACTTCTG GAACATCGCCACCATCGCCGTCTTCTACGCCCTGCCGGTCATCCAGCTGGTCATCACCTACCAGACG gTGGTGAACGTGACGGGCAACCAGGACATCTGCTACTACAACTTTCTGTGCGCCCACCCGCTGGGGAACCTCAG CGCCTTCAACAACATCCTCAGCAACCTGGGCTAcgtcctgctggggctgctcttccTGCTCATCATCCTGCAGCGGGAGATCAACTACAACCGGGCGCTGATGCGCAACGACACGCACGCGCTG gAGTGCGGCATCCCCAAGCACTTCGGGCTCTTCTACGCCATGGGCACGGCCCTGATGATGGAGGGGCTGCTCAGCGCCTGCTACCACGTCTGCCCCAACTACACCAACTTCCAGTTCG ACACCTCCTTCATGTACATGATCGCCGGGCTCTGCATGCTGAAGCTGTACCAGAAGCGGCACCCCGACATCAACGCCAGCGCCTACAGCGCCTACGCCTGCCTGGCCGTCGTCATCTTCTTCTCCGTCGTCGGCGTC GTGTTTGGCAAAGGGAACATGGCCTTCTGGATCGTCTTCTCCGTCATCCACATCGTGGCCACCctcctgctcagcacccagctctACTACATGGGGCGCTGGAAGCTTG actCGGGCATCCTGCGCAGGATCCTGCACGTGCTGTACACGGACTGCGTCCGGCAGTGCAGCGGGCCCATGTACGTG GACCGAATGGTGCTCTTGGTCATGGGGAACATCATCAACTGGTCGCT CGCTGCCTACGGCCTCATTGTCCACCCCAATGACTTTGCTTCCTACCTGCTGGCCATCGGCATCTGCAACCTGCTCCTCTACTTCGCCTTCTACATCATCATGAAG CTCCGCAGCGGCGAGCGCATCAAGCTCATCCCCCTGCTCTGCATTATCGGCACCTCCGTGGTCTGGGGCTTCgccctcttcttcttcttccaggGGCTCAGCACCTGGCAG AAAACCCCAGCCGAGTCCCGGGAGCACAACCGCGACTGCATCCTGCTCGACTTCTTCGACGACCACGACATCTGGCACTTCCTCTCCTCCATCGCCATGTTCGGCTCCTTCCTG GTGCTGCTGACGCTGGACGATGACTTGGACTGCGTCCAGCGGGACAAGATCTACGTCTTCTAG
- the SIDT2 gene encoding SID1 transmembrane family member 2 isoform X2, with protein MLAGCPPPCWPGRCCSGRSPRCQPCPSPSPSPSRAGGCRRRRPPSTGPTRTGWTPTCSTSTPSTTPCCATGVASALSPQTEGVRVSVNVLSDHKDLPVLFVVRQKEAVVSFQVPLILRGLYQRKYAYQEVSRTLCQPQSKAEVETQHFYVDVSTLSLNASYQLRVTRVENFVLRTNEAFTFNATASQPQYFKYEFPKGVDSVIVKVTSAMAFPCSVISIQDILCPVYDLDNNVAFIGMYQTMTKKAAITVQKKDFPSNSFYVVVVVKTEDEACGGALPYYPLSKHTSPDEPVDQHNRQKMLEVMVSPAITSEAYVSSMLFCLGIFLSFYVLTLLIACWESCRQQKRKGLLAAMDSPSLDTGHSRSIPDSFLGHVPYDTYGYGSFENGSSGSTEAASGSLGSAEVSYGYVGQEQFKRRIPSAPMRQLCIAMGERSLENVAGRPRLDSLSSVEEDDYDTLADIDYDKNVIRTKQYLCVADLARKDKRVLRKKYQIYFWNIATIAVFYALPVIQLVITYQTVVNVTGNQDICYYNFLCAHPLGNLSAFNNILSNLGYVLLGLLFLLIILQREINYNRALMRNDTHALECGIPKHFGLFYAMGTALMMEGLLSACYHVCPNYTNFQFDTSFMYMIAGLCMLKLYQKRHPDINASAYSAYACLAVVIFFSVVGVVFGKGNMAFWIVFSVIHIVATLLLSTQLYYMGRWKLDSGILRRILHVLYTDCVRQCSGPMYVDRMVLLVMGNIINWSLAAYGLIVHPNDFASYLLAIGICNLLLYFAFYIIMKLRSGERIKLIPLLCIIGTSVVWGFALFFFFQGLSTWQKTPAESREHNRDCILLDFFDDHDIWHFLSSIAMFGSFLVLLTLDDDLDCVQRDKIYVF; from the exons ACGCCTTCAACCACACCGTGCTGCGCAACAGG CGTCGCCTCCGCGCTGTCCCCGCAGACAGAGGGAGTCCGGGTGTCGGTGAACGTCCTGTCCGACCACAAGGACCTGCCCGTGCTCTTCGTGGTGAGGCAGAAGGAGGCGGTGGTCTCGTTCCAGGTGCCGCTCATCCTACGGGGCCT GTACCAGAGGAAGTACGCGTACCAGGAGGTGAGCCGCACGCTGTGCCAGCCGCAGAGCAAGGCGGAGGTGGAGACCCAGCACTTCTACGTGGACGTCTCCACGCTGTCCCTCAACGCCTCCTACCAGCTGCGCGTCACCCGCGTGGAGAACTTCGTGCTGCG GACCAATGAAGCCTTCACCTTCAATGCCACGGCGTCGCAGCCGCAG tACTTCAAGTACGAGTTCCCCAAGGGAGTGGACTCGGTGATCGTGAAGGTGACCTCGGCCATGGCTTTCCCCTGCTCCGTCATCTCCATCCAGGACATCCTG TGCCCCGTCTATGACCTGGACAACAACGTGGCCTTCATCGGCATGTACCAGACCATGACCAAGAAGGCAGCCATCACCGTGCAG AAGAAGGATTTCCCCAGCAACAGCTTCtacgtggtggtggtggtgaagacGGAGGACGAGGCGTgcgggggggctctgccctACTACCCCCTGTCCAAACACACCTCCCCAG ATGAGCCCGTGGATCAGCACAACCGGCAGAAGATGCTGGAGGTGATGGTGTCCCCTGCCATAACCT CGGAGGCGTACGTGAGCAGCATGCTCTTCTGCCTGGgcatcttcctctccttctaCGTCCTCACGCTGCTCATCGCCTGCTGGGAGAGCTGCCG gcagcagaagagGAAGGGGCTCCTGGCAGCCATGGACTCACCCAGCCTGGACACAG GGCACTCCCGCAGCATCCCCGACTCCTTCCTGGGGCACGTCCCCTACGACACCTACGGTTACGGCTCCTTCG AGAACGGCTCCTCCGGCAGCACCGAGGCCGCCTCGGGCAGCTTGGGCTCTGCAGAGGTCTCCTACGGATACGTGG GGCAGGAGCAGTTCAAGCGGCGCATCCCCTCGGCCCCGATGAGGCAGCTGTGCATTGCTATGG GGGAGCGGTCGCTGGAGAACGTGGCCGGCCGGCCCCGCCTGGACTCGCTGAGCTCGGTGGAGGAGGACGACTACGACACGCTGGCCGACATCGACTACGACAAGAACGTCATCCGCACCAAG CAATACCTCTGCGTGGCCGACCTGGCCCGCAAGGACAAGCGGGTGCTGCGGAAGAAATACCAGATCTACTTCTG GAACATCGCCACCATCGCCGTCTTCTACGCCCTGCCGGTCATCCAGCTGGTCATCACCTACCAGACG gTGGTGAACGTGACGGGCAACCAGGACATCTGCTACTACAACTTTCTGTGCGCCCACCCGCTGGGGAACCTCAG CGCCTTCAACAACATCCTCAGCAACCTGGGCTAcgtcctgctggggctgctcttccTGCTCATCATCCTGCAGCGGGAGATCAACTACAACCGGGCGCTGATGCGCAACGACACGCACGCGCTG gAGTGCGGCATCCCCAAGCACTTCGGGCTCTTCTACGCCATGGGCACGGCCCTGATGATGGAGGGGCTGCTCAGCGCCTGCTACCACGTCTGCCCCAACTACACCAACTTCCAGTTCG ACACCTCCTTCATGTACATGATCGCCGGGCTCTGCATGCTGAAGCTGTACCAGAAGCGGCACCCCGACATCAACGCCAGCGCCTACAGCGCCTACGCCTGCCTGGCCGTCGTCATCTTCTTCTCCGTCGTCGGCGTC GTGTTTGGCAAAGGGAACATGGCCTTCTGGATCGTCTTCTCCGTCATCCACATCGTGGCCACCctcctgctcagcacccagctctACTACATGGGGCGCTGGAAGCTTG actCGGGCATCCTGCGCAGGATCCTGCACGTGCTGTACACGGACTGCGTCCGGCAGTGCAGCGGGCCCATGTACGTG GACCGAATGGTGCTCTTGGTCATGGGGAACATCATCAACTGGTCGCT CGCTGCCTACGGCCTCATTGTCCACCCCAATGACTTTGCTTCCTACCTGCTGGCCATCGGCATCTGCAACCTGCTCCTCTACTTCGCCTTCTACATCATCATGAAG CTCCGCAGCGGCGAGCGCATCAAGCTCATCCCCCTGCTCTGCATTATCGGCACCTCCGTGGTCTGGGGCTTCgccctcttcttcttcttccaggGGCTCAGCACCTGGCAG AAAACCCCAGCCGAGTCCCGGGAGCACAACCGCGACTGCATCCTGCTCGACTTCTTCGACGACCACGACATCTGGCACTTCCTCTCCTCCATCGCCATGTTCGGCTCCTTCCTG GTGCTGCTGACGCTGGACGATGACTTGGACTGCGTCCAGCGGGACAAGATCTACGTCTTCTAG
- the SIDT2 gene encoding SID1 transmembrane family member 2 isoform X5 — translation MLAGCPPPCWPGRCCSGRSPRCQPCPSPSPSPSRAGGCRRRRPPSTGPTRTGWTPTCSTSTPSTTPCCATGVASALSPQTEGVRVSVNVLSDHKDLPVLFVVRQKEAVVSFQVPLILRGLYQRKYAYQEVSRTLCQPQSKAEVETQHFYVDVSTLSLNASYQLRVTRVENFVLRTNEAFTFNATASQPQYFKYEFPKGVDSVIVKVTSAMAFPCSVISIQDILCPVYDLDNNVAFIGMYQTMTKKAAITVQKKDFPSNSFYVVVVVKTEDEACGGALPYYPLSKHTSPDEPVDQHNRQKMLEVMVSPAITSEAYVSSMLFCLGIFLSFYVLTLLIACWESCRQQKRKGLLAAMDSPSLDTASLLGHSRSIPDSFLGHVPYDTYGYGSFENGSSGSTEAASGSLGSAEVSYGYVGERSLENVAGRPRLDSLSSVEEDDYDTLADIDYDKNVIRTKQYLCVADLARKDKRVLRKKYQIYFWNIATIAVFYALPVIQLVITYQTVVNVTGNQDICYYNFLCAHPLGNLSAFNNILSNLGYVLLGLLFLLIILQREINYNRALMRNDTHALECGIPKHFGLFYAMGTALMMEGLLSACYHVCPNYTNFQFDTSFMYMIAGLCMLKLYQKRHPDINASAYSAYACLAVVIFFSVVGVVFGKGNMAFWIVFSVIHIVATLLLSTQLYYMGRWKLDSGILRRILHVLYTDCVRQCSGPMYVDRMVLLVMGNIINWSLAAYGLIVHPNDFASYLLAIGICNLLLYFAFYIIMKLRSGERIKLIPLLCIIGTSVVWGFALFFFFQGLSTWQKTPAESREHNRDCILLDFFDDHDIWHFLSSIAMFGSFLVLLTLDDDLDCVQRDKIYVF, via the exons ACGCCTTCAACCACACCGTGCTGCGCAACAGG CGTCGCCTCCGCGCTGTCCCCGCAGACAGAGGGAGTCCGGGTGTCGGTGAACGTCCTGTCCGACCACAAGGACCTGCCCGTGCTCTTCGTGGTGAGGCAGAAGGAGGCGGTGGTCTCGTTCCAGGTGCCGCTCATCCTACGGGGCCT GTACCAGAGGAAGTACGCGTACCAGGAGGTGAGCCGCACGCTGTGCCAGCCGCAGAGCAAGGCGGAGGTGGAGACCCAGCACTTCTACGTGGACGTCTCCACGCTGTCCCTCAACGCCTCCTACCAGCTGCGCGTCACCCGCGTGGAGAACTTCGTGCTGCG GACCAATGAAGCCTTCACCTTCAATGCCACGGCGTCGCAGCCGCAG tACTTCAAGTACGAGTTCCCCAAGGGAGTGGACTCGGTGATCGTGAAGGTGACCTCGGCCATGGCTTTCCCCTGCTCCGTCATCTCCATCCAGGACATCCTG TGCCCCGTCTATGACCTGGACAACAACGTGGCCTTCATCGGCATGTACCAGACCATGACCAAGAAGGCAGCCATCACCGTGCAG AAGAAGGATTTCCCCAGCAACAGCTTCtacgtggtggtggtggtgaagacGGAGGACGAGGCGTgcgggggggctctgccctACTACCCCCTGTCCAAACACACCTCCCCAG ATGAGCCCGTGGATCAGCACAACCGGCAGAAGATGCTGGAGGTGATGGTGTCCCCTGCCATAACCT CGGAGGCGTACGTGAGCAGCATGCTCTTCTGCCTGGgcatcttcctctccttctaCGTCCTCACGCTGCTCATCGCCTGCTGGGAGAGCTGCCG gcagcagaagagGAAGGGGCTCCTGGCAGCCATGGACTCACCCAGCCTGGACACAG CATCTTTACTGG GGCACTCCCGCAGCATCCCCGACTCCTTCCTGGGGCACGTCCCCTACGACACCTACGGTTACGGCTCCTTCG AGAACGGCTCCTCCGGCAGCACCGAGGCCGCCTCGGGCAGCTTGGGCTCTGCAGAGGTCTCCTACGGATACGTGG GGGAGCGGTCGCTGGAGAACGTGGCCGGCCGGCCCCGCCTGGACTCGCTGAGCTCGGTGGAGGAGGACGACTACGACACGCTGGCCGACATCGACTACGACAAGAACGTCATCCGCACCAAG CAATACCTCTGCGTGGCCGACCTGGCCCGCAAGGACAAGCGGGTGCTGCGGAAGAAATACCAGATCTACTTCTG GAACATCGCCACCATCGCCGTCTTCTACGCCCTGCCGGTCATCCAGCTGGTCATCACCTACCAGACG gTGGTGAACGTGACGGGCAACCAGGACATCTGCTACTACAACTTTCTGTGCGCCCACCCGCTGGGGAACCTCAG CGCCTTCAACAACATCCTCAGCAACCTGGGCTAcgtcctgctggggctgctcttccTGCTCATCATCCTGCAGCGGGAGATCAACTACAACCGGGCGCTGATGCGCAACGACACGCACGCGCTG gAGTGCGGCATCCCCAAGCACTTCGGGCTCTTCTACGCCATGGGCACGGCCCTGATGATGGAGGGGCTGCTCAGCGCCTGCTACCACGTCTGCCCCAACTACACCAACTTCCAGTTCG ACACCTCCTTCATGTACATGATCGCCGGGCTCTGCATGCTGAAGCTGTACCAGAAGCGGCACCCCGACATCAACGCCAGCGCCTACAGCGCCTACGCCTGCCTGGCCGTCGTCATCTTCTTCTCCGTCGTCGGCGTC GTGTTTGGCAAAGGGAACATGGCCTTCTGGATCGTCTTCTCCGTCATCCACATCGTGGCCACCctcctgctcagcacccagctctACTACATGGGGCGCTGGAAGCTTG actCGGGCATCCTGCGCAGGATCCTGCACGTGCTGTACACGGACTGCGTCCGGCAGTGCAGCGGGCCCATGTACGTG GACCGAATGGTGCTCTTGGTCATGGGGAACATCATCAACTGGTCGCT CGCTGCCTACGGCCTCATTGTCCACCCCAATGACTTTGCTTCCTACCTGCTGGCCATCGGCATCTGCAACCTGCTCCTCTACTTCGCCTTCTACATCATCATGAAG CTCCGCAGCGGCGAGCGCATCAAGCTCATCCCCCTGCTCTGCATTATCGGCACCTCCGTGGTCTGGGGCTTCgccctcttcttcttcttccaggGGCTCAGCACCTGGCAG AAAACCCCAGCCGAGTCCCGGGAGCACAACCGCGACTGCATCCTGCTCGACTTCTTCGACGACCACGACATCTGGCACTTCCTCTCCTCCATCGCCATGTTCGGCTCCTTCCTG GTGCTGCTGACGCTGGACGATGACTTGGACTGCGTCCAGCGGGACAAGATCTACGTCTTCTAG
- the SIDT2 gene encoding SID1 transmembrane family member 2 isoform X1: protein MLAGCPPPCWPGRCCSGRSPRCQPCPSPSPSPSRAGGCRRRRPPSTGPTRTGWTPTCSTSTPSTTPCCATGVASALSPQTEGVRVSVNVLSDHKDLPVLFVVRQKEAVVSFQVPLILRGLYQRKYAYQEVSRTLCQPQSKAEVETQHFYVDVSTLSLNASYQLRVTRVENFVLRTNEAFTFNATASQPQYFKYEFPKGVDSVIVKVTSAMAFPCSVISIQDILCPVYDLDNNVAFIGMYQTMTKKAAITVQKKDFPSNSFYVVVVVKTEDEACGGALPYYPLSKHTSPDEPVDQHNRQKMLEVMVSPAITSEAYVSSMLFCLGIFLSFYVLTLLIACWESCRQQKRKGLLAAMDSPSLDTASLLGHSRSIPDSFLGHVPYDTYGYGSFENGSSGSTEAASGSLGSAEVSYGYVGQEQFKRRIPSAPMRQLCIAMGERSLENVAGRPRLDSLSSVEEDDYDTLADIDYDKNVIRTKQYLCVADLARKDKRVLRKKYQIYFWNIATIAVFYALPVIQLVITYQTVVNVTGNQDICYYNFLCAHPLGNLSAFNNILSNLGYVLLGLLFLLIILQREINYNRALMRNDTHALECGIPKHFGLFYAMGTALMMEGLLSACYHVCPNYTNFQFDTSFMYMIAGLCMLKLYQKRHPDINASAYSAYACLAVVIFFSVVGVVFGKGNMAFWIVFSVIHIVATLLLSTQLYYMGRWKLDSGILRRILHVLYTDCVRQCSGPMYVDRMVLLVMGNIINWSLAAYGLIVHPNDFASYLLAIGICNLLLYFAFYIIMKLRSGERIKLIPLLCIIGTSVVWGFALFFFFQGLSTWQKTPAESREHNRDCILLDFFDDHDIWHFLSSIAMFGSFLVLLTLDDDLDCVQRDKIYVF, encoded by the exons ACGCCTTCAACCACACCGTGCTGCGCAACAGG CGTCGCCTCCGCGCTGTCCCCGCAGACAGAGGGAGTCCGGGTGTCGGTGAACGTCCTGTCCGACCACAAGGACCTGCCCGTGCTCTTCGTGGTGAGGCAGAAGGAGGCGGTGGTCTCGTTCCAGGTGCCGCTCATCCTACGGGGCCT GTACCAGAGGAAGTACGCGTACCAGGAGGTGAGCCGCACGCTGTGCCAGCCGCAGAGCAAGGCGGAGGTGGAGACCCAGCACTTCTACGTGGACGTCTCCACGCTGTCCCTCAACGCCTCCTACCAGCTGCGCGTCACCCGCGTGGAGAACTTCGTGCTGCG GACCAATGAAGCCTTCACCTTCAATGCCACGGCGTCGCAGCCGCAG tACTTCAAGTACGAGTTCCCCAAGGGAGTGGACTCGGTGATCGTGAAGGTGACCTCGGCCATGGCTTTCCCCTGCTCCGTCATCTCCATCCAGGACATCCTG TGCCCCGTCTATGACCTGGACAACAACGTGGCCTTCATCGGCATGTACCAGACCATGACCAAGAAGGCAGCCATCACCGTGCAG AAGAAGGATTTCCCCAGCAACAGCTTCtacgtggtggtggtggtgaagacGGAGGACGAGGCGTgcgggggggctctgccctACTACCCCCTGTCCAAACACACCTCCCCAG ATGAGCCCGTGGATCAGCACAACCGGCAGAAGATGCTGGAGGTGATGGTGTCCCCTGCCATAACCT CGGAGGCGTACGTGAGCAGCATGCTCTTCTGCCTGGgcatcttcctctccttctaCGTCCTCACGCTGCTCATCGCCTGCTGGGAGAGCTGCCG gcagcagaagagGAAGGGGCTCCTGGCAGCCATGGACTCACCCAGCCTGGACACAG CATCTTTACTGG GGCACTCCCGCAGCATCCCCGACTCCTTCCTGGGGCACGTCCCCTACGACACCTACGGTTACGGCTCCTTCG AGAACGGCTCCTCCGGCAGCACCGAGGCCGCCTCGGGCAGCTTGGGCTCTGCAGAGGTCTCCTACGGATACGTGG GGCAGGAGCAGTTCAAGCGGCGCATCCCCTCGGCCCCGATGAGGCAGCTGTGCATTGCTATGG GGGAGCGGTCGCTGGAGAACGTGGCCGGCCGGCCCCGCCTGGACTCGCTGAGCTCGGTGGAGGAGGACGACTACGACACGCTGGCCGACATCGACTACGACAAGAACGTCATCCGCACCAAG CAATACCTCTGCGTGGCCGACCTGGCCCGCAAGGACAAGCGGGTGCTGCGGAAGAAATACCAGATCTACTTCTG GAACATCGCCACCATCGCCGTCTTCTACGCCCTGCCGGTCATCCAGCTGGTCATCACCTACCAGACG gTGGTGAACGTGACGGGCAACCAGGACATCTGCTACTACAACTTTCTGTGCGCCCACCCGCTGGGGAACCTCAG CGCCTTCAACAACATCCTCAGCAACCTGGGCTAcgtcctgctggggctgctcttccTGCTCATCATCCTGCAGCGGGAGATCAACTACAACCGGGCGCTGATGCGCAACGACACGCACGCGCTG gAGTGCGGCATCCCCAAGCACTTCGGGCTCTTCTACGCCATGGGCACGGCCCTGATGATGGAGGGGCTGCTCAGCGCCTGCTACCACGTCTGCCCCAACTACACCAACTTCCAGTTCG ACACCTCCTTCATGTACATGATCGCCGGGCTCTGCATGCTGAAGCTGTACCAGAAGCGGCACCCCGACATCAACGCCAGCGCCTACAGCGCCTACGCCTGCCTGGCCGTCGTCATCTTCTTCTCCGTCGTCGGCGTC GTGTTTGGCAAAGGGAACATGGCCTTCTGGATCGTCTTCTCCGTCATCCACATCGTGGCCACCctcctgctcagcacccagctctACTACATGGGGCGCTGGAAGCTTG actCGGGCATCCTGCGCAGGATCCTGCACGTGCTGTACACGGACTGCGTCCGGCAGTGCAGCGGGCCCATGTACGTG GACCGAATGGTGCTCTTGGTCATGGGGAACATCATCAACTGGTCGCT CGCTGCCTACGGCCTCATTGTCCACCCCAATGACTTTGCTTCCTACCTGCTGGCCATCGGCATCTGCAACCTGCTCCTCTACTTCGCCTTCTACATCATCATGAAG CTCCGCAGCGGCGAGCGCATCAAGCTCATCCCCCTGCTCTGCATTATCGGCACCTCCGTGGTCTGGGGCTTCgccctcttcttcttcttccaggGGCTCAGCACCTGGCAG AAAACCCCAGCCGAGTCCCGGGAGCACAACCGCGACTGCATCCTGCTCGACTTCTTCGACGACCACGACATCTGGCACTTCCTCTCCTCCATCGCCATGTTCGGCTCCTTCCTG GTGCTGCTGACGCTGGACGATGACTTGGACTGCGTCCAGCGGGACAAGATCTACGTCTTCTAG